In Eriocheir sinensis breed Jianghai 21 chromosome 64, ASM2467909v1, whole genome shotgun sequence, one DNA window encodes the following:
- the LOC126987187 gene encoding 3-phosphoinositide-dependent protein kinase 1-like isoform X1, with translation MMEGENNFLDTQYNGARLSGQGAGMPRSPRAEKAREKRSDRDFIFGKLIGEGSFSSVYLAKDIHTSQEYAVKVCDKEHIRRERKVQQIIREKDVMNILNDRWCVTAPFFVKLSYAFQDVAKLYFVMTYCKNGELLNLIQRVGNFDREGARFYAAEMVRALEHLHSLSIIHRDLKPENILLDEQMHIKITDFGCAKILSAEEVEEATGPEEPARGGGGGGGGRKSSFVGTAQYVSPELLSGKPCGPMADIWALGCILYQMVSGLPPFRSKSEYFIYQKIQKLEYEFPPGFCNDSRDLVTKLLVIEPEQRLGAHDPPGRYTALRSHPLFSDLDLDDMQNRKPPKIAPFLSQGDEEIHWDKNLPGLNSIELQLELGLALRDTVEEEEEEGKNASSPSSSSSSSFSKNMGKKRRNLADVSEEERVLRMVEQKTNKWNKFVEGNLILKQGLMDKRKGLFPRRRMFLLTSGPHLYYIDPVNLVLKGQIPWSSTLATEAKNFKTFFVHTPNRTYYLEEPNGFALEWCKAIEEVKAFYFPTSTTTTTTTTTTGART, from the exons atgatggaaggagagaacaaTTTTTTGGACACTCAGTACAATGGggccag GTTGTCGGGGCAGGGAGCAGGCATGCCTCGATCACCCAGGGCAGAGAAG GCCCGGGAGAAAAGGTCAGACCGGGACTTCATCTTCGGGAAACTCATCGGGGAAGGGAGCTTTTCAAGT GTCTACCTGGCAAAGGACATTCACACTAGTCAGGagtatgcag TCAAGGTATGCGACAAGGAACACAtccggagggagaggaaggtccaGCAGATCATCCGAGAGAAGGACGTCATGAACATCCTCAATGATCGATGGTGCGTGACGGCCCCCTTCTTCGTCAAGCTGTCCTATGCCTTCCAGGACGTCGCCAAGCTTT atTTCGTGATGACCTATTGCAAAAATGGCGAGCTTCTCAACCTCATTCAGCGGGTTGGCAATTTTGACCGCGAGGGTGCCCGCTTCTACGCTGCCGAGATGGTGCGCGCCCTGGAACACCTGCACTCCCTAAGCATCATtcacag ggaCTTGAAACCAGAGAACATCTTGCTTGACGAACAAATGCACATCAAAATTACAGACTTCGGTTGCGCCAAGATCCTGTCCgccgaggaagtggaagaggcaaCCG gACCAGAGGAGccggccagaggaggaggaggaggaggaggcggccgcaAGAGCAGTTTCGTCGGCACAGCGCAGTACGTTTCGCCCGAGCTTCTGAGCGGAAAACCGTGCGGCCCAATGGCGGACATCTGGGCCCTCGGGTGTATTCTCTACCAAATGGTGTCCGGGCTGCCCCCCTTCAGATCaaa GAGCGAGTATTTCATCTACCAGAAGATTCAGAAACTTGAATATGAGTTTCCACCGGGCTTCTGCAACGATTCGCGGGACCTGGTGACCAAGCTTCTG GTCATCGAGCCGGAGCAGAGGCTTGGCGCACATGACCCCCCCGGAAGGTACACAGCGCTAAGGTCACACCCCCTCTTCAGTGACCTTGACCTTGATGACATGCAGAACAGGAAGCCCCCCAAGATTGCCCCCTTCCTCTCACAGGGGgatgaggag atccactGGGACAAGAACCTTCCCGGCCTGAACTCCATTGAACTTCAGCTTGAACTTGGCCTGGCTCTGAGGGAcactgtggaagaggaggaggaggaggggaagaacgcctcctctccctcctcctcctcctcctcctccttctccaagaaTATGG ggAAGAAGCGGAGGAACCTGGCGGATGTATCGGAGGAGGAGCGAGTCTTGCGGATGGTGGAGCAGAAGACGAACAAGTGGAACAAATTTGTGGAGGGGAACCTCATCCTGAAGCAGGGGCTCATGGACAAGCGGAag gggCTGTTCCCACGGCGACGTATGTTCCTGCTGACCAGTGGACCGCACCTGTATTACATCGACCCGGTTAACCTGGTCCTGAAGGGTCAGATTCCCTGGTCTTCCACGCTGGCCACCGAGGCGAAGAACTTCAAAACATTCTTCGTGCACACT CCCAACAGGACCTACTACCTTGAAGAGCCTAATGGATTTGCCCTCGAATGGTGCAAGGCGATTGAAGAGGTCAAGGCCTTCTACTtccctacttctactactactactactactactactaccactgggGCGAGAACCTGA
- the LOC126987187 gene encoding 3-phosphoinositide-dependent protein kinase 1-like isoform X2, with protein sequence MPRSPRAEKAREKRSDRDFIFGKLIGEGSFSSVYLAKDIHTSQEYAVKVCDKEHIRRERKVQQIIREKDVMNILNDRWCVTAPFFVKLSYAFQDVAKLYFVMTYCKNGELLNLIQRVGNFDREGARFYAAEMVRALEHLHSLSIIHRDLKPENILLDEQMHIKITDFGCAKILSAEEVEEATGPEEPARGGGGGGGGRKSSFVGTAQYVSPELLSGKPCGPMADIWALGCILYQMVSGLPPFRSKSEYFIYQKIQKLEYEFPPGFCNDSRDLVTKLLVIEPEQRLGAHDPPGRYTALRSHPLFSDLDLDDMQNRKPPKIAPFLSQGDEEIHWDKNLPGLNSIELQLELGLALRDTVEEEEEEGKNASSPSSSSSSSFSKNMGKKRRNLADVSEEERVLRMVEQKTNKWNKFVEGNLILKQGLMDKRKGLFPRRRMFLLTSGPHLYYIDPVNLVLKGQIPWSSTLATEAKNFKTFFVHTPNRTYYLEEPNGFALEWCKAIEEVKAFYFPTSTTTTTTTTTTGART encoded by the exons ATGCCTCGATCACCCAGGGCAGAGAAG GCCCGGGAGAAAAGGTCAGACCGGGACTTCATCTTCGGGAAACTCATCGGGGAAGGGAGCTTTTCAAGT GTCTACCTGGCAAAGGACATTCACACTAGTCAGGagtatgcag TCAAGGTATGCGACAAGGAACACAtccggagggagaggaaggtccaGCAGATCATCCGAGAGAAGGACGTCATGAACATCCTCAATGATCGATGGTGCGTGACGGCCCCCTTCTTCGTCAAGCTGTCCTATGCCTTCCAGGACGTCGCCAAGCTTT atTTCGTGATGACCTATTGCAAAAATGGCGAGCTTCTCAACCTCATTCAGCGGGTTGGCAATTTTGACCGCGAGGGTGCCCGCTTCTACGCTGCCGAGATGGTGCGCGCCCTGGAACACCTGCACTCCCTAAGCATCATtcacag ggaCTTGAAACCAGAGAACATCTTGCTTGACGAACAAATGCACATCAAAATTACAGACTTCGGTTGCGCCAAGATCCTGTCCgccgaggaagtggaagaggcaaCCG gACCAGAGGAGccggccagaggaggaggaggaggaggaggcggccgcaAGAGCAGTTTCGTCGGCACAGCGCAGTACGTTTCGCCCGAGCTTCTGAGCGGAAAACCGTGCGGCCCAATGGCGGACATCTGGGCCCTCGGGTGTATTCTCTACCAAATGGTGTCCGGGCTGCCCCCCTTCAGATCaaa GAGCGAGTATTTCATCTACCAGAAGATTCAGAAACTTGAATATGAGTTTCCACCGGGCTTCTGCAACGATTCGCGGGACCTGGTGACCAAGCTTCTG GTCATCGAGCCGGAGCAGAGGCTTGGCGCACATGACCCCCCCGGAAGGTACACAGCGCTAAGGTCACACCCCCTCTTCAGTGACCTTGACCTTGATGACATGCAGAACAGGAAGCCCCCCAAGATTGCCCCCTTCCTCTCACAGGGGgatgaggag atccactGGGACAAGAACCTTCCCGGCCTGAACTCCATTGAACTTCAGCTTGAACTTGGCCTGGCTCTGAGGGAcactgtggaagaggaggaggaggaggggaagaacgcctcctctccctcctcctcctcctcctcctccttctccaagaaTATGG ggAAGAAGCGGAGGAACCTGGCGGATGTATCGGAGGAGGAGCGAGTCTTGCGGATGGTGGAGCAGAAGACGAACAAGTGGAACAAATTTGTGGAGGGGAACCTCATCCTGAAGCAGGGGCTCATGGACAAGCGGAag gggCTGTTCCCACGGCGACGTATGTTCCTGCTGACCAGTGGACCGCACCTGTATTACATCGACCCGGTTAACCTGGTCCTGAAGGGTCAGATTCCCTGGTCTTCCACGCTGGCCACCGAGGCGAAGAACTTCAAAACATTCTTCGTGCACACT CCCAACAGGACCTACTACCTTGAAGAGCCTAATGGATTTGCCCTCGAATGGTGCAAGGCGATTGAAGAGGTCAAGGCCTTCTACTtccctacttctactactactactactactactactaccactgggGCGAGAACCTGA